In the Longimicrobium sp. genome, one interval contains:
- a CDS encoding DinB family protein — MSQPEVWLRGPVEGIEPLLMPVAHALLGAREDIERAVADLPPEDLWARPGGAASAGFHVMHAAGSLDRLFTYARGEALSDEQRRALEREKDPGDPPPDAAELLRGLAETVDRALAQLRATPASALLDPRGVGRLQLPSNVLGLLFHAAEHTQRHTGQVISTTKIVRGGGG, encoded by the coding sequence ATGTCGCAGCCGGAGGTGTGGCTCCGCGGGCCGGTCGAGGGGATCGAGCCGCTGCTGATGCCGGTGGCGCACGCGCTGCTGGGCGCGCGGGAAGACATCGAGCGCGCGGTGGCGGACCTGCCGCCGGAGGACCTGTGGGCGCGGCCGGGGGGCGCGGCGTCCGCCGGCTTCCACGTGATGCACGCGGCCGGGAGCCTGGACCGGCTCTTCACCTACGCGCGCGGCGAGGCGCTTTCCGACGAGCAGCGGCGGGCGCTGGAGCGCGAGAAGGACCCGGGCGACCCGCCGCCCGACGCCGCGGAACTGCTGCGCGGGTTGGCGGAGACCGTCGACCGGGCGCTGGCGCAGCTCCGCGCCACGCCGGCCTCCGCGCTCCTGGACCCGCGCGGCGTGGGCCGGCTGCAGCTCCCCAGCAACGTGCTGGGGCTCCTCTTCCACGCCGCCGAGCACACCCAGCGCCACACCGGCCAGGTCATCTCCACCACGAAGATCGTCCGCGGCGGCGGGGGTTGA